DNA sequence from the Juglans microcarpa x Juglans regia isolate MS1-56 chromosome 5S, Jm3101_v1.0, whole genome shotgun sequence genome:
TATCCAACCCTCCCCCGGCAAGCAACCTGGGCTAATTATATTCTCTTCtgcttattctttttttcaaatgacttcCATTTGAAAGACCCTATTTGATGTGGCGTGCCTGTGATTAAATTCTAATGGTATTTCTTTTTGAACTGATTTCAGGTATCATCTGTATCGAGATGAAGATATATTGGGAACGCTTCACGAGTAATGATTACTACCTGACCTGTGACCTTATGCTACATTTTGAAGTAGTTCAAGCCACATCGTATTAGATTTAGTCATTTGGTAGCATGTGATAGTGCCATCCCATCCGAGAAAAATAGTAGTTCTACCTTGTGCTGCAATTGAACAGTTCCATTCTGCTTTGTACTTTTCCATTCGAGAAAAAAACTTGTACTTTTCAATTATCTGAGTGATGATATATCCATGAAAATAAATCATCCTCCTTtgctttgatattttattaCACTATATTGCCATTTGGTAGTATAAGTTATAACGATAGTGCATTTCTCCCGGTAAAGGAATAGGTTCTTATACTTTAAAATAACCTATACAGCCGGTGAGAATTTTGGTATACATGCACAACAAATAGTCCTTGTGTAACTATGTTCTAGCAAGGGAAGTTCAGAGATAGAATACAGGTGCTCCTCTGGAGTCCATATCATAGTATCAGCGATTTCTCTATGTGCTCGATCCAACTCCCCTGGATTAAGtctgtgtttggttgttgaacacATGaactatctcaatttatcttaactcattaatGGTactcattactttttcaactttatataaaaaagttaaaactcatttcaatccacttcacacatttaaatatatatctcaatcaatttatattcaaacacatttcaataggacctacaaaatattattatttatagatcaacTCAGATCATTTGAAATCATTTCAGCATTCAGATGCAGCCATTTAATTGTGTTTGTCCCAGAAATGTCGAGTGAGTTTATTAGAAACCATTGTACAATTACTTGTCCTACATCGTACTAGCATCACATATCCCTATCTTGGCACTCCCAGGTCGTGTTTTGGTTGGAGTTCGGATGCAGTGGAGAAGTCACAAGAAGCGAAggatttcttcttttctttaataGGTGACCCCAATCTAACAGCAAGCAATGAGCCGAAAGTAACCAAAATATTCCCTGGTGAATAGAGTCTTGACTCGAGTTTCTTGGACACTGCTACTTGCTACGGTTTGTTGTTTAAGCTTTTATCAATTCATCCCTGAGGCTTCATGGATGACTCTGAGTACAAGCCACAGCGTTGCATGTTCCTAATCATCTCCCATAAAATGTCTGCAAGTAAGCGAGTAACGAGGATCCGTGTATGAAagataaatattcaatttttttttctacttggCAACAATAAGCTGTACATCCTTAAAAATATTCGTTCTACTTCTAATTTAGCTAAGAAATTTCCAACCTACTTTTCAAAGCTACCAATCATATCTAGCACATATCTAGATTTTTAAGATCAGCCTGACAACTGATGCATATAGAACTCATCAGCACCGCATCCATTTGACAACCAATAATTCCTGAGAAGTTGggtgaaaaatatttaaaattgggAGTACATTCTCTTCTATGATcattaaatgcaaaacaatttCTCATGAAATGCAACAAGAGGATTGCTGGCCTCTTAACGTTTATTAGAACTAAGTCATTAGAGTGCTTCTGGCAATGGCTTTCCTGACAAAAATCCACTAAATAGCACAAGCGATCTCTTTGGCTGTGAAAATGGACCTTCATGAGCTGCTCCTCTGATGGTTGCAAAAGTTAAGATATCACCATATACTTGTGTCCATCCAGCAACCTGTAATGCAAAAATGAGACAGCAAAGATTTTGGTTAGAAATCAGACATTAGATAATGAACTTCAGCTGTGCTTGATTCTTTTCATTCTGGCTAATTCACGGAAACTGACTAACCTGTCTTCCTTCAAACCAGGATCTGTAAGGCAAAACTGTGTTCAGTCCCAAACCCTTAGCCAGTCCATCTACTAGTATCCGGGTGCCGATAAATGGGACAACAGAATCTTGGTCTCCGCTACAGAAATTTGTAATCTATCATTATGGATAATCTGTATCTTGCTGAATTCATGTAGAATAAACTTAAAGCGCATATATTTGTATAAAGATTGCTTAATTTTTACCTGTATACCAAGACCCGGATGCCAGACTTGACAAGTTCACCCAGAACAGGGACGGTAGGTACTTctagattttgcatattatATTTGACGACACTGTTGTAAAGAATAAAAACACCATTGCAAAAAAGTGTCACATCACAAGAAAGCGAAAATGTAAAGAATAGGATTAGCTAAGTAGAATGCCTCTAAATTGTTTCTGCCATGaacaatattgaaataaaagttgttATGGAAACGTTTGAGAAATATCATTTTCACGAGAGATGGTCAAAGATTTAACAGCCATGATTACTAGGAGATGAGTAACTAGGAATATCCATTGATTATGTCagaaatggaagagagaaaCCAGCTAGTATTGGATGTCACTTTCAGTGGCAGTTGCCATATTAGTCCGAATTGCAAGAACTTCTCAGGTAAAATCTTCAAcaaatttggaaagaaaaataagaaaaacaagaagaaagaatCAAGGTCAAGGAGAACAGCAATGTAtgatattaacaaaatatattgaatGATGAAAATCATTTGTGATTTGTTTAGGAAGCTTTGGATTCCCAAACCTGTACAGAATGATTTCATAAACTTCATTAAGTTAGGAATTAAATGGAACACTTTTCAATTATGCAGGCGGGCTTTTCATGTTTCTCTGCTCATGGAATCCTGTCGTGAAACTCTCCACTAAATGAGTAGTGTTAGATCATTACTCGCTGCAAATACTGCATCTGGTGACTCCAATAAGCCGAGCATGGAAAGCCTCCTGTACATCTTTCCTGTTCAAGTATGTATCTGTTTCATCTCCTACACAGACATCTATTTTCGGTGTATCTTGCTACAATTGAGAGATCAGCAAATTAGCCCAGAGGAAAACATAGACTGGCAGGAACAAGAAGCAGAGGAAATCTGAGTTTCCATACATTTATAAGGCGTGCAATGAAGATAAATTGTAAGAGAAAATGCTAAGACGTACCAGTTGATTCAACACCTGGGATTGTGAATGAACTGACGGTAGACAGACATCAAGACTAACATCATAGGTGTTGATATATTTACCAATTTCTCTTGAAACTTTGCTATTAACATCTGCGCAAACAGGGGTGAGAGGGCCATTTGCCGCCTGTCTACTGATTTGAGAGTAATTACAGACTGAAGTGAAACTTTCATAAGTTGAATCTGATATTAATCCGTGTGACCATAAGAACTCAGCTCGGGAGTTGAGATCAGTGTTAAATTCCAGGAGAGGATTCCCTATCTGCAGCATGGAAGTATGAGCACCTTGTctcaataaatttaatttttgggaAGAATTGAAGTAATGAATTCAATGATTTTTTCTTCCTATATTTTGCCTTGTTACTTACAGCTATTCCCTTGAGGTTGAACTTCACTTGAGATTTAATAATAAGTTGTGCCAGTTGTGGAACATAGTGGCCTGGTAAAAAGCACAACTTTCAGCATTCTCTCCTCTCTTAATTTAGGTGTGGTTTCAAACAGAACAAACCGattctaaaacaaataaaaattacctGCATAGCTCTTCCCTGTGATGAAAAAATCTCTATTTGTGTATTCTGGGAATTCTTTAAACCATCGTTCAAGAAACAGAAGGTTTTCTTGGGCTGTAAATGAAAAAATCCGTTTCCATTAGGTAAAATGTTGTTATATTAGTATCATGGACAGCATTTTTTATACAGGAAAAAAATCCCAGTAAAATGATGCGAGAAAATTACCAACACAGGTCTAAATGCACAGAAGTAGGCCTATTATGCAGCACATTAAAGTTTTCTCGAGAATTTACATAATTCGATCCAAAACAATATCCCATATGCGATTAGAACACAGTTGAAACCTGTCAGTTCATCGTTCAACGAGTCGTAGAAAGATTTATTAGCAGAGTACGAGAATCCAACTCCTGCAGGTGATTCCAGGTACAACATGTTTGCTTCTAAAGAAAGAGGAGAAACACATCAAATCCCAACCATTTACTAGAATATAATCTTGGGAGCACACTCGCATTCTACACCCAGAAAAGTTCAAAGGGTTACCTTTATTCCAGCTATAATAATTTCTAACCAGAATGTCTCCACTTGGTTTAAAGGGCCCATGCTCGCAAAATGCTCCAGCTCCAACCGAAGAACAACCAGGACCTTCAAAATCCCTCAAGgatttcaatcattttcttctctcaaataTTCAATTGATACATCATACAAGAAAGTTAAGATCTTTAAGCGTGTTTTGCAGATATATTTAACATAATTACATGAATTTACCTCCGTTCAACCAAAGAACTAGAGGCTTGGAAGCTGGCTCTGTTTCTGCTTCAACAAAGTAGTAAAAGAGAGCTCTCTGCTGCTTTTCATCAATGGTTATGTATCCTGCATACTGCTGGAAACTAACCTGTGGCTGCCCTGGCAAGCTAACGATTTTATCATCTCCTGCAACTGAGTTCAGTGCCAAGAACACTTGCGAAAGAGTTGCATAGATTATTCCTATCATGATCCATGATTTCTGTTGCATAATGAGATTTGGTGGTTTAGAGTAAAACCAATGacatttcaaatataatttaccTTCGTGTATACAGGACCCTAATCTGTATCATGATCTCTTTATCGAAAACTATTGACTTATCTGAGACACCTCCTTTTCCGGTTTCCCACCAAAGGAAAACTCTTCATTGTTGTAGAAAATGGTTGTCATGACAAAATACCTTTTTCCCTTGTGAATTGAAAATCTGGAAAGCAGCATTTACAGTGTTGGATGTTAGTGctcagtgttttgtttttattgaatGGATGTTAGTGCTCTGTGTTTAGAGTTGGAATTTATCATCAagttatatttaatattaaaaaatagtttatttataattaacttTGTCGAATGGATGAATGTGatcaatatgtaaaattaaacagacgtaaaattgaaatatatctCAACTTAATATTTCATGAATCTGTCATggttttcacaaaaataaagaacataCCGGAATTCATAGCAATTTTTTCAATAGAATCTTGATCGGATTAAACGCAGAATTCATCAGAAAAATAAGTTTCTCTCTGTTAGCTCTTTCTCTAAAATGAGAATTCACAAATACAAATGATGGAAAtcatacatttcttttttattgggtAGAGAGAGGAGTAAAAATAAGAAACTACTTCTTTCATGCGTATCAGCCAATATTTTAGAGATTGGATTAGACCACCTCATGTTATTAGAGTCACGTGGGACATTATCTAACACAATAATGTTCTATCTAATCGACCATGTGTCATCATTTCCTACACTCATGGTATTGTGGGGTAATCAAGCTGTATTTGCATGGCACCAACCAGCTTGTTCTACGTACTAAGAGCACATGTCAATGCCTAGTCAAATTTTGGTTAAGTAGCTCAAAAGTGATGTAGTCAAAATTCTAAAGTTTCACTTTTGAACGAcagtaaatttatcatttttttcaaattttgtcaaCCACTatttatctctaaaataatattttattctaaaaatattctcaatgatTACTATTGGATAATtagattgaggaaaaaaatcaatacgaaacaataattttaagtaaaaattaaattattaatttatatatggagtgtatttacaaaatataaaaaagaaaaaattttaaaaaattattattaaaatatataatattatattattattttaattttagaatggATAGTCCAATGTAGATTAGTTTATTCAATGCTTCGGCTattccatttacataaaatctccacattggattattcatttattctttatataataataaaataatatgagatgaatttaactttagttatttcattcacatcaaatcttcatattagattatctatttattcattatatagtaataatattaatttaatttttttaattttatcgtATTTTACCAttctacatatttatttaatttaaatttatttagatcctttttttcttcatagatttatgtagaaagaaaaaagacagaGGAGAGAGATGACATAATAGTAAACAATTGATTTGGTAGTATTACCGTACACATCCAAATAtgatcaaaagtttaaatttaaaatctatgttttttaaatttgtctaATCCAATACTATTGGATTTTATGTCCTAATAACTATTTGAAGtagttttttgaaatttaaataatccgTTAGGATGCTTTTGAGcagctttcttcttctttttccgacgtataatttcttttatcataTGTTGGCGTTTTGCAATTGCATGCACCACATCTCggaattttacaattaaaaattttattatgaaaatttctatttttttatagcaaTTTTAAATGGACACCGAATATtataaaaacttgaaaagaaaaattaaaatatttcattacagttttaaaaaaaacaagattCCACGAGAATAAATTAACAAACTGAtgtaatttaatgtgatatgttagattgtatagttatttttattgtaaaatagatctaatgtatcatatgaaattatgttaatttataaatttactttaataaaatctctttagaaaaatgatatttgcattcATAAAGTGCGCAAACACCgtatactcattttaaaaaaattgaataaattatatagaatacatataaaaaaaattatttttttaacaatgatcctcacttttaaaaaaataaataaatatatgacgCTTAAACAATACATAACTTTATCTAGCATTAGTGATCTCTTTAACATATGTTTTAAGAATGGAAGAGGCTAGGTGCCGAATGGGATGAATAGAGGGGATTAACATCCTACAATAGAATTTTGCTACGTTTGCATCTCAAGAGGAGAAAAATTGAATCACTCTCATGTAAGTAGAGCTATACAATCATTTCTcctcattttcaatttctctgTCTTTTGCCAAACAtctgcgctctctctctctctctccccccccccctcccggGTAAGCCATCGCCCATTGCATACCAAACATAATTCACTCGCAACTAGataaaaagaacacaaaatcAGTAGTACAatgttatgaacccactaggtagaactcattCTTGAAAACTAGTTTACAAGAGAATGGTGCCTTAGGGCTTATAAACCAAcaaccaatctcatacttagtcgatgtggaATCATAACAACCACCACGCTCCGCAGCCGACGTCCATGGCGATCCTGGTACTCACACGTGCTGGCTATGCACCAGGTCTTTTCCTAGCTCTGGGCAAACATTGTCATACCGGCATCACTCTCCATATCGCACGATTGCAACTGTCACAACATGGCCTTAGACTTGGGGTGACTCTGATATCATTTGTTATGGAtccactaggtagaactcatccttgaaaactagcttacaaGAGAAGGGTGTCTAAGAgtttataaaccatcaaccaatctcatacttaaTCGATATGGGATCGTAACATACAGAGCAACCAAATTCACAACAACAACgtacaaatacataaaatacaCACCATAGCAAACTGGCCTAAAATATCAGCCTTAAAATACACCACTTACATAGGGACTAGCCAACCGACAGAGATCGACTGAGGGGTGAGAGAGTTTCGGATACAATGATAGGCGTGAAAGTCTCGGGATGCTATGGGAGATGGCATGAGGGGAAAGAGCTTAAAGGATAAGAGAAAGTGAGAGCTTCGATTTGAGGAGAGACGTTGGGCAAGAGacagggagggagggagggagagagagaaagaaagatcgAATGAGGGTTGTATGGGCTCTGTTTACATGAGGGTGGATCTATTTTTCTACTCTTGAAATGCAAAAgaatcaaaaattcaaaattctatTCAAGGGTGTAAATCCTCTCTACTGACCACGTCCATTTTAAAGTTATTGTAtcaatattcaaatttgaataagaaCTGAACCATTTTAGGCATCGGagttattggaatttgaatttttatgcgTTTGGAATGTTGAGTAGATCTCGAATGATCTGAattgatctgtgaatagtaatatttttgtAGGTCCTATTAagatttatttgaatataaaaatatataaataagttgagatatatgtttgaatgtatattGGGATAGATTGAACTCACTCTAACAACCAAACCTTACTCTTTCAATGGACTCAAAATTATTTCTTCCTCAAACCCTCCTTTGTTTCTTCGACTCTGCTCACCGGCAACTCCCTAGCATCCCTCCTCCTAACGTTAGCCACCGGCTTGCAGCTTACATCCCGAAGTCCCAACTCTTGCCGCCCGAATCCTCACAACAAAGGTAAAAATCTCATCCTTGGTGTTTCTGCTTCTGCATTCCATAATATTTGGTGAGATCTcgcacttatatattttattatataaatatatatttacattatacatatttataaatatttattatttgtactatatataaatatagtaatatgtattaaatagaatttttacttaatattttgaGTAAGTTATAGTGTAGAAAGGTGACCTTTTCATAGATTGCCAAGATAATATAAGAGTCATACATTGTTTAAGTGTGATACTTGTATTgtgaaaacaatatataaaaggGTCACCCTACTACACTACagcttacacaaaatatgcactagaaaatttaaaaattatataattttaaattagagtcatatttacaaatttaaatttataatttaggtcaaaagaatatgttttttttatcatttttggacTCATGAATAATTTTTGGGCCTAGTGGACAGTAGTCGATTATTGAAGtgggcggggggcggggcggggggcATGCCAAATGCGGGACGGGGTACCCTGCCCTAGGGATGCAGGGGCGGGGAGGAGGCTACCCCGCACCGTATGGTACAAGTAGCATTCCTAGAGAAAGGGAGATCCCTTTTTTTATCTCcctaatctcatcttatatgaTATCGTGTCTAAACCTAATTCCTTAAAATATTCCAAACTCTATCTATTTCTGTTTCAATTAGAGTTGATTAAACTAAATGCGGCATGATCAACTACAGTTATTGGTAGGGCTGTAAAAATAAATCGAAGAACTGAAAGACCGGCCCAGACCGGTTGGTTCGGTCCGAGACTGattcctccattttaaaaaccAGTCCAGACTCGGTTTTATGTTTTctaggaccggaccggttcgcataattatatatttttataaattataattatatatgaaacaatgttatattataatttataacataaaattttaatcttaaacatgaacatttatttgatcatatgttttaaatataaaatatatattaaatacattttatggcttaataaattctcaacatatttcttttgataaatatattagtactactaatatacattagtatattaattactatattatcactaacatatggTAATagtactatactaatagtattaatgtattactaatatttatatatatattaatatatatatatataagtataagagattatagatttaatatatattaaaaaccggaaaaccggaccgaaactggtaaaataaaaaatatcgaTTTAAGAGAGTAACCGGTGTGTCatcggttcttgaaaatgcaaaattagTATATATCAATTTGGTTCCAAAATTTgtcaaaaatcaaatcaagaccGATTAGACCCCTAGTTATT
Encoded proteins:
- the LOC121268449 gene encoding serine carboxypeptidase-like 45 isoform X2, producing the protein MIGIIYATLSQVFLALNSVAGDDKIVSLPGQPQVSFQQYAGYITIDEKQQRALFYYFVEAETEPASKPLVLWLNGGPGCSSVGAGAFCEHGPFKPSGDILVRNYYSWNKEANMLYLESPAGVGFSYSANKSFYDSLNDELTAQENLLFLERWFKEFPEYTNRDFFITGKSYAGHYVPQLAQLIIKSQVKFNLKGIAIGNPLLEFNTDLNSRAEFLWSHGLISDSTYESFTSVCNYSQISRQAANGPLTPVCADVNSKVSREIGKYINTYDVSLDVCLPSVHSQSQVLNQLQDTPKIDVCVGDETDTYLNRKDVQEAFHARLIGVTRCSICSDVVKYNMQNLEVPTVPVLGELVKSGIRVLVYSGDQDSVVPFIGTRILVDGLAKGLGLNTVLPYRSWFEGRQVAGWTQVYGDILTFATIRGAAHEGPFSQPKRSLVLFSGFLSGKPLPEAL
- the LOC121268449 gene encoding serine carboxypeptidase-like 45 isoform X1, with product MQQKSWIMIGIIYATLSQVFLALNSVAGDDKIVSLPGQPQVSFQQYAGYITIDEKQQRALFYYFVEAETEPASKPLVLWLNGGPGCSSVGAGAFCEHGPFKPSGDILVRNYYSWNKEANMLYLESPAGVGFSYSANKSFYDSLNDELTAQENLLFLERWFKEFPEYTNRDFFITGKSYAGHYVPQLAQLIIKSQVKFNLKGIAIGNPLLEFNTDLNSRAEFLWSHGLISDSTYESFTSVCNYSQISRQAANGPLTPVCADVNSKVSREIGKYINTYDVSLDVCLPSVHSQSQVLNQLQDTPKIDVCVGDETDTYLNRKDVQEAFHARLIGVTRCSICSDVVKYNMQNLEVPTVPVLGELVKSGIRVLVYSGDQDSVVPFIGTRILVDGLAKGLGLNTVLPYRSWFEGRQVAGWTQVYGDILTFATIRGAAHEGPFSQPKRSLVLFSGFLSGKPLPEAL